A genome region from Phocoena sinus isolate mPhoSin1 chromosome 16, mPhoSin1.pri, whole genome shotgun sequence includes the following:
- the LOC116741634 gene encoding small nuclear ribonucleoprotein Sm D2-like, producing MAQNDWGQSLGIESAAATIANMSLFNKPKSEMTPEELQKREEEEFNTGPLSMLTQSVKNNTQVLINCHNNKKLLGRVKAFDRHCNMVLENVKEMWTEVPKSGKGKKKSKPVNKDRYLSKMFLRGDSVVVVLRNPLIAGK from the coding sequence ATGGCCCAGAATGATTGGGGCCAAAGCCTCGGCATTGAGAGTGCGGCCGCCACCATCGCCAACATGAGCCTCTTCAACAAGCCCAAGAGTGAGATGACCCCGGAGGAGCTGCAGAAGCGGGAGGAGGAGGAGTTTAACACAGGGCCACTCTCCATGCTCACCCAGTCGGTCAAGAACAACACCCAAGTGCTCATCAACTGCCACAACAACAAGAAGCTCCTGGGCCGTGTGAAGGCCTTCGACAGGCACTGCAACATGGTGCTGGAGAACGTGAAGGAGATGTGGACCGAAGTCCCCAAGAGCGGCAAGGGCAAGAAGAAGTCCAAGCCAGTCAACAAGGACCGCTACCTCTCAAAAATGTTCCTGCGCGGGGACTCGGTCGTTGTGGTCCTGCGGAACCCGCTTATTGCCGGCAAGTAG